GTTCACGCGCTTGTCCGCGTAGAGCACGGCCAGGGGCGTGAAATAGGGCTCAAGGTCCAGGGCGAACGGCCAGTATACGTGGTGGGTCACCCCGGAGGCGATGATCGGATTGCCGGTCAATTCCGCCACCCAGGCTCCGCCGAGTTGGTTGTGGTAGCCGCCGTGGCGTATGCAGTAGGTCTTGGCCAGATCGTGGAGCAGGGCTGAGGCCCGCACCGTGGGCACATCCACGTCCATTCCCTTGTCCACCGCTCGCTCGGCCAGAAAAGTCGCCACATCGGCCACCATGTAGCTGTGTTCGACCACGTTTTTAAGCATGGCGAATTCTTCACAGTAACGGGCGCACTGGGCATCGTCCGGGACGAAGAGCGCGGGATCGGGCAGGGCCGGGGGCGGCGGGGGCAGATTCGACCGGCGGGGACCGGCTATGACGGTGTTATCCTTGGCAGACATGGCGTACGTGCGCGATGGCGTCGGGTTGGCGGGATGCACAAGCGCATCCGATAGTTTCCATCTACCAGTACGGACGGAAAAAATAAAGCGGAGGCATCCCGGAAAAAAGGGTCTTGAAGCGTCCAGTCCATTCTTTTCGCTGAATTCTGGAAGTCCTCTTCCTAATGTGCTAATGATTGCCATAATGGGAGGAGACCGTGAACGGCTTGATCATTCTACAGGCTGTCTTTTTTCTGGGCGGATTGGCCGTCCTGATCCTGGCGTGGCTCATGCGCAGCATCAACCGGGAACGACGTATCCCAGGCGTTTCCTGGTGGGTGCCCGGATACGCGGCAATGGGCCTGGCCTCCATCGGTACCGGAGCGGATTTCTACTACGGCGATTGGATCAAGGGATTCGTCACCCATCTGCTGCTGACCGGGGGCATCGTGCTGGTATGGGTGGGAACCCGCATCTTTTTCGAGGGCAGGGTGGATGGGACAACCGTAACGGTGTCGACCGTCCTGCTGACGGGCCAGGCGGTCGGCGTGTTCTGGTTCTATTTCATCACCCCGACGTACCAGGCCCGCTTGACCATCACCTGCGTGGTGCTGCTCATCCTGTCCATGAGCCTGTCCATGAGCCTGTTCCTGTCGCGCGCGGATGATCGGGCGGTCATTGCGGCGGGGATATCCTACTCGCTTTTCGCTCTGCTCAACGGTCTGCGGACCATCTCCATCCTGATCAGCCCGGTGGCTTTCGCCCATTATCTTTCCGGCCCTCTTGCTGTGGCAGCAACCGTCCTGATGCTGCCGACCCTGCTGGCTGCCCAGATCGCAACCCTGGTTCTGGTCCGCTCTATCGCCCTGCGCGGCGAAAAATAGCCTCACCCAAAAGCTTCCCGGCGTCCTGTAAATCGCCCTCCGTAGCTACCTTCCGGTCCGGCGGGTTTTTCATTTGCCCATATCCTGGAGAGAGTATATGACTGTCGCTAACCTGAAGAAATCGGTTCCGAAATCAGCCTAAAGGACTATGCTTTGAGCTTCGAATTACTGGAAAAGTTTCGTGATCCGGACCTGTGCCGGAAAATCCTCGACAAGATGGAATCCGAACTGGACCGGGAGCTGCGCTTCATGGAGGTTTGCGGTACCCATACGGTGGCCATCTTCCAGAGCGGGCTGCGGTCCCTCCTGCCGGAAAAGATCGTCCACCTCTCCGGACCGGGTTGTCCGGTTTGCGTTACCCACGAATCCGAGGTCAACGCCTTTCTGGACCTGGCCGGGCGCGACAATGTCATCCTGGCGACCTTCGGCGACCTCATGCGGGTACCCGGAGACAAGGGCCGCAATCTGAAGAAAGCCGTGGCCGACGGCGCTCGGGTCAAGGTGGTCTATTCGCCGTTCGACACCCTGAAGCTGGCCAAGGAAAATCCCGGCGATCTGGTCGTCTTCATCGGCGTAGGCTTCGAGACCACGGCTCCGACCATTGCGGGGACCATGAAGCTGGCCCGCGAGCAGGGGATAACCAACCTGCGTATTCTCTGTTTCCACAAGACCGTGCCCACCGCCCTGGACGCGCTCCTGGCCGACGAGGCCATCAACATCGACGGCTTCATCCTGCCCGGCCACGTCTCGGCCATCATCGGCGTGAAGCCCTATGACTTCATCGCCGAAAACTACGCCAAGTCCGCCGTTGTCACCGGGTTC
The sequence above is a segment of the uncultured Pseudodesulfovibrio sp. genome. Coding sequences within it:
- a CDS encoding HD domain-containing protein, encoding MSAKDNTVIAGPRRSNLPPPPPALPDPALFVPDDAQCARYCEEFAMLKNVVEHSYMVADVATFLAERAVDKGMDVDVPTVRASALLHDLAKTYCIRHGGYHNQLGGAWVAELTGNPIIASGVTHHVYWPFALDLEPYFTPLAVLYADKRVNHNRLVSVEDRFKDLIVRYGIPLKLQDSINETKRQALELEQLLCDTLEVDLNACDFNSGRLV
- the hypD gene encoding hydrogenase formation protein HypD produces the protein MSFELLEKFRDPDLCRKILDKMESELDRELRFMEVCGTHTVAIFQSGLRSLLPEKIVHLSGPGCPVCVTHESEVNAFLDLAGRDNVILATFGDLMRVPGDKGRNLKKAVADGARVKVVYSPFDTLKLAKENPGDLVVFIGVGFETTAPTIAGTMKLAREQGITNLRILCFHKTVPTALDALLADEAINIDGFILPGHVSAIIGVKPYDFIAENYAKSAVVTGFEPLDILQSLNQMIEWRNRGEAHVVNNYTRIVGENGNPKALEIMYEVFEPTDALWRGLGLIPGSGLEIRPEWEAFDAKKEFGIEIKDGPSLPGCKCGDILKGIKQPDQCPLFGKACTPANPVGPCMVSTEGSCAAYYKYKLD